Proteins from one Triticum aestivum cultivar Chinese Spring chromosome 7A, IWGSC CS RefSeq v2.1, whole genome shotgun sequence genomic window:
- the LOC123150586 gene encoding uncharacterized membrane protein YjcL, translating into MAPLAASLLLPSPSPPCHLLLRRCPGSLRLLAPRSPRLPLRRLSRDGGGSECLSRLRHVRPLRAVPVIAPGDQWGNWAFLLSAAAFGTWAEERTAWGAALSGALVSILAGLAAASAGLVAPGAPAQAVVMEYLLPVAVPLLLLGADLRRVVRTTGDLLKAFLIGSVATVIGTTVAYLLFPMRSLGQDGWKIAAALMGSYIGGAVNFVAISEALGTTPSVVAAGVAADNLISALYFTALFALASKIPPEPKSASSPQDGAEPRGSMSVLHGGAALALSFAICRAGTAIAAGLGVAAGGTLPCVTALVVALATAFPGALGRLAPSGETMALILMQVFFAVVGANGSVVDAVTKAPAVFAFAAVQVAVHLAVVLGVGRLAGLDRKQLLIASNANVGGPTTAAAMATAKGWGSLVVPGILVGIFGISIATFLGIGFGMFVLRRMSGF; encoded by the exons ATGGCGCCGCTGGCCGCCTCCCTGCTCCTCCCCTCCCCCTCGCCGCCGTGCCATCTCCTCCTCCGACGCTGCCCCGGCAGCCTCCGGCTGCTAGCGCCTCGGTCACCGCGATTGCCGCTCCGTCGCCTCTCgcgtgacggcggcggcagcgagtgCCTGTCTCGGCTCCGGCATGTCCGGCCGCTCCGAGCCGTGCCCGTCATCGCGCCCGGCGACCAGTGGGGCAACTGGGCGTTCCTCCTCTCCGCCGCGGCCTTCGGCACCTG GGCGGAGGAGCGGACGGCGTGGGGCGCGGCGCTGAGCGGGGCGCTGGTGAGCATCCTGGCGGGgctggcggcggcgtcggcggggcTGGTGGCGCCCGGCGCGCCCGCGCAGGCCGTCGTCATGGAGTACCTGCTCCCCGTCGCCGTGCCGCTCCTGCTCCTCGGCGCCGACCTCCGCCGCGTCGTCCGCACCACCGGCGACCTCCTCAAGGCCTTCCTCATCGGATCAG TTGCAACTGTAATCGGCACGACGGTGGCTTATCTGCTGTTCCCGATGAGGTCGCTCGGCCAGGACGGCTGGAAGATCGCCGCCGCTCTCATGGGGAGCTACATTGGCGGAG CGGTGAATTTCGTGGCGATCTCGGAGGCGCTGGGCACGACGCCGTCGGTGGTGGCGGCCGGCGTGGCGGCGGACAACCTCATCTCCGCGCTCTACTTCACGGCCCTCTTCGCGCTGGCGTCCAAGATACCGCCGGAGCCCAAGAGCGCCTCCTCCCCGCAGGACGGCGCGGAGCCCCGGGGCAGCATGTCGGTGCTGCACGGCGGCGCGGCGCTGGCGCTCTCGTTCGCGATCTGCAGGGCCGGCACGGCGATCGCGGCGGGGCTGGGCGTGGCCGCCGGCGGCACGCTGCCGTGCgtgacggcgctggtggtggcccTGGCGACGGCGTTCCCGGGCGCGCTGGGCCGGCTCGCGCCGTCGGGGGAGACCATGGCGCTGATCCTCATGCAGGTGTTCTTCGCGGTGGTGGGCGCCAACGGCAGCGTGGTGGACGCGGTGACCAAGGCGCCCGCCGTGTTCGCGTTCGCGGCCGTGCAGGTGGCGGTGCACCTCGCCGTGGTGCTCGGAGTCGGGAGGCTGGCCGGGCTGGACAGGAAGCAGCTGCTCATCGCGTCCAACGCCAACGTCGGCGGGCCGACCACGGCCGCCGCCATGGCGACGGCGAAAGGGTGGGGCTCGCTCGTCGTGCCTGGCATCCTCGTCGGcatcttcgggatctccatcgccACGTTCCTCGGCATCGGCTTCGGCATGTTCGTGCTCCGGAGAATGTCCGGCTTCTAG